A genomic stretch from Mastacembelus armatus chromosome 7, fMasArm1.2, whole genome shotgun sequence includes:
- the LOC113145551 gene encoding rho-related GTP-binding protein RhoA-C-like codes for MAAIRKKLVIVGDGACGKTCLLIVFSKDQFPEVYVPTVFENYVADIEVDGKQVELALWDTAGQEDYDRLRPLSYPDTDVILMCFSVDSPDSLENIPEKWTPEVKHFCPNVPIILVGNKKDLRNDDHTRRELAKMKQEPVKYEDGKEMANRISAYGYQECSAKTKDGVREVFEMATRAALQAKKRGKRSTCLLL; via the exons ATGGCTGCTATCAGGAAGAAGTTGGTAATAGTTGGTGATGGAGCGTGTGGGAAGACCTGTTTGCTCATTGTTTTCAGTAAGGACCAATTCCCAGAGGTGTACGTCCCCACTGTGTTTGAGAACTATGTGGCAGACATTGAAGTGGATGGGAAACAG gtAGAACTAGCACTTTGGGATACTGCAGGTCAGGAGGACTATGACAGGCTGAGGCCGCTTTCCTACCCTGATACTGATGTTATCCTCATGTGCTTCTCTGTAGACAGTCCGGACAGTTTAG AGAATATTCCAGAAAAATGGACTCCTGAAGTGAAACACTTCTGTCCAAATGTTCCCATTATTCTGGTGGGAAATAAAAAAGATCTGCGCAACGATGATCACACCAGACGCGAGCTTGCCAAAATGAAACAg GAGCCAGTTAAATACGAAGATGGCAAAGAGATGGCAAACCGCATCAGTGCTTATGGTTACCAAGAGTGTTCTGCCAAAACCAAAGATGGTGTGAGGGAAGTCTTTGAGATGGCAACTAGAGCAGCACTGCAGGCCAAGAAACGTGGCAAGAGGTCCACCTGCCTTCTCTTATAG
- the usp21 gene encoding ubiquitin carboxyl-terminal hydrolase 21, translated as MPGASGVNVEGSCEALCRTLVSQNGLQRETADISQSVLYTSLMGLLLVADNEKDQLTLGSGRVGLRNTGNTCFLNAIVQCLSHTCGLRDYCLLRSYRHEKFSKEDAKLMEAFSQVLSGLWDVKARDPVVNPRQFYSIFKEAVPYFCGYSQQDAQEFLRFLLDKLHTQVNRRPYNRRTGREPEPKNARFRLSEEAAAMWKKHLDRDDSRIVDLFSGQLRSSLHCSVCSHCSNTFDVFCDLSLPIPKRSSAGEVTLRECLDLFSQEEKLDKENSPMCERCNRRTESMKQLSIQRFPQVIVIHLNRFTTSRWSISKSTAYVSFPLTNLDLGPYGPVDCGPVLYDLYAICNHAGTVNMGHYTACCLDENGWCFYNDSSVTPVSEKQLQTNQAYVLFYQRSNSTATVKK; from the exons ATGCCTGGAGCCAGTGGGGTCAATGTGGAGGGGTCTTGTGAGGCCTTGTGCCGAACACTAGTGTCTCAGAACGGCCTCCAGAGAGAGACGGCCGACATCTCCCAGTCCGTCCTCTACACTTCACTGATGGGCCTGCTTCTGGTCGCAGACAATGAG aaagACCAGCTCACCTTAGGAAGTGGAAGGGTTGGACTtagaaacacaggaaacaca TGTTTCCTTAATGCAATAGTGCAATGTTTGTCTCACACATGTGGCCTACGGGACTACTGCCTCCTCAGGTCCTACAGGCATGAGAAGTTCTCCAAAGAGGATGCTAAGCTCATGGAAG CCTTCTCCCAGGTGCTGTCGGGCCTTTGGGATGTGAAGGCCCGAGACCCAGTTGTAAATCCACGAcagttttacagtatttttaaagaaGCGGTGCCTTATTTCTGTGGTTACAG CCAACAGGATGCTCAGGAGTTTCTCAGGTTCCTATTGGATAAGCTGCACACACAGGTCAATCGCAGACCTTACAATCGACGAACAGGGAGGGAGCCTGAACCAAAAAATGCCAGATTTAG ACTTTCAGAAGAGGCAGCTGCCATGTGGAAGAAGCACTTGGATAGAGATGACAGCAGGATAGTAG ACCTGTTCTCAGGCCAGCTGCGGAGCTCGCTGCATTGCTCTGTGTGCTCCCACTGCTCCAACACATTCGATGTGTTTTGTGATCTGTCTCTGCCCATCCCCAAGAGGAGCTCTGCAGGAGAGGTCACACTGAGGGAGTGCCTAGACCTCTTCTCTCAAGAGGAGAAACTGGACAAGGAGAATTCCCCA atgtgTGAGAGGTGTAATAGACGTACAGAGTCCATGAAGCAACTGTCCATCCAGCGGTTTCCCCAGGTTATTGTGATCC ATCTGAATCGTTTCACAACGTCACGGTGGTCTATCAGTAAAAGTACTGCATACGTGTCCTTCCCACTCACTAATCTGGACCTTGGACCCTATGGACCTGTCGACTGTG GCCCAGTGCTGTATGATTTATATGCAATATGTAACCATGCTGGGACAGTGAACATGGGCCACTACACAGCCTGCTGTTTAGATGAAAATGGTTGGTGCTTCTACAACGACTCTAG CGTGACTCCAGTCTCAGAGAAACAGCTTCAGACCAATCAAGCCTATGTGCTGTTCTATCAGCGCAGCAACAGCACTGCCACCGTCAAGAAATAG